One genomic window of Gallaecimonas sp. GXIMD4217 includes the following:
- the nfsA gene encoding oxygen-insensitive NADPH nitroreductase: protein MNPTIELILSHASIRKFTPEPIDPAQLDAVLAAAQAASTSSFLQVGTLIRVTDHDKRQSLVELTGNQPWVGKAAEFLVFCADYHRHRQIVPDARLGYVEQLLIGAVDGALMGQNALLAAESLGLGGVFIGGIRNHPDQVAELLGLPKHVIPLFGLCLGHPDQQPTLRPRLPRPLVVHENGYRELDQALLARYDEQVRLYYRERTGGNKEMSWSEQIAATLTKEARPHMQAFLEQQGFNKR from the coding sequence CCGGCGCAGCTGGATGCCGTGCTGGCCGCCGCCCAGGCCGCCTCCACCTCCAGCTTCCTGCAGGTGGGCACCCTCATCCGCGTCACCGACCACGACAAGCGCCAGTCCCTGGTGGAGCTCACCGGCAACCAGCCCTGGGTGGGCAAGGCGGCGGAATTCCTGGTGTTCTGCGCCGACTACCACCGCCACCGGCAGATAGTGCCGGACGCCAGGCTGGGCTATGTGGAGCAGCTGCTGATCGGCGCCGTGGACGGCGCCCTGATGGGCCAGAACGCCCTGCTGGCCGCAGAGTCACTGGGCCTGGGCGGGGTCTTTATCGGCGGTATCCGCAACCACCCGGACCAGGTGGCCGAGCTGCTGGGCCTGCCCAAGCACGTCATCCCCCTGTTCGGCCTCTGTCTGGGCCACCCGGATCAGCAGCCGACCCTGAGGCCGCGCCTGCCCCGGCCCCTGGTGGTACACGAAAACGGCTACCGGGAACTGGACCAGGCCCTGCTGGCCCGGTACGACGAGCAGGTGCGCCTGTATTACCGGGAGCGCACCGGCGGCAACAAGGAAATGAGCTGGAGCGAGCAGATCGCCGCCACCCTGACCAAGGAGGCCAGGCCCCACATGCAGGCCTTCCTTGAGCAACAGGGATTTAACAAGCGCTGA